A portion of the Musa acuminata AAA Group cultivar baxijiao chromosome BXJ1-1, Cavendish_Baxijiao_AAA, whole genome shotgun sequence genome contains these proteins:
- the LOC103984019 gene encoding protein RTF1 homolog produces the protein MADLENLLLQAAGRTGSGQKNNNSRPQSRWKRDNSYSDGSDSRDDDSDDPKYTKRKPSGSQVPLKKRFDPPEKDKRGGWRDDDNDDGGGRHSDDDSDSAPSVGSDLYKDDADKEELGKMSELDREMILAERSTKIDDYKLKKMARASSSKMEKSRKERSPPLPIRGRSSAQNDRTAAKSALNELRAKRMRQQDPEGYRSRLRDLTGEGAIGGFALRDSSPSKRRNLGMAASPPSDISNEGESGGRADSDDDRFHEDKKIDDDLLEDLSPSRLDAPKFEDVKNITIRRSKLVKWFMEPFFEELISGCFVRLGIGKTRSGKPKYKLCLVRNVDATDPGKHYKLEHYTTYKWLNCIWGSDSSAARWQMAMVSDSPPLEDEFNEWKWQVENDGGRMPTHQEILDKKEEIQKINNFVYSAATVKQMLLEKKSASLRPVNIAAEKDRLRKEMEVAQSRRDEAEVERIRARLKELEDISRKTKQVDEKAVRLAEMNRRNRAENFKNASELKPVNTSLKAGEAGYDPFSRRWTRSMNYYVSKPGGDGNAAAANDDHEKPVVAGVANGVVTINGVEAGEAATAAALQAAAGAGKLVDTSAPVDHGTASNFLHNFELPISLAALQNFGGPQGVHLGLMARKQKIEATIGYKVPDNDGRRHPLTLTVSDYKRRRGLL, from the coding sequence ATGGCCGATTTGGAGAACTTGCTATTGCAGGCAGCAGGGAGAACTGGATCTGGTCAGAAAAACAATAATTCACGCCCACAGTCAAGATGGAAGCGAGACAACTCTTATTCCGATGGAAGTGATTCAAGGGACGACGACTCTGATGATCCCAAGTACACTAAAAGAAAGCCTTCTGGATCTCAGGTTCCACTAAAGAAGAGGTTTGATCCACCTGAGAAGGACAAGAGGGGCGGCTGGAGGGATGATGACAACGATGACGGTGGTGGCAGGCACAGCGATGATGACTCTGACAGTGCCCCTTCAGTTGGGAGTGATCTTTACAAGGATGATGCGGATAAAGAAGAACTGGGGAAGATGTCTGAATTAGACAGGGAGATGATATTGGCTGAGAGGAGTACAAAGATagatgattacaagttaaagaagaTGGCACGAGCATCATCATCAAAGATGGAGAAGAGTCGAAAGGAGAGGTCTCCCCCTCTGCCGATCCGTGGACGCTCATCAGCCCAGAACGACAGGACAGCTGCCAAGAGTGCTTTGAATGAACTAAGAGCCAAGAGAATGAGACAACAAGATCCAGAGGGTTATCGCAGCCGGTTGAGGGATTTGACCGGAGAGGGAGCCATTGGTGGCTTCGCCCTCCGTGATTCTTCTCCCTCCAAACGCAGAAATCTTGGCATGGCTGCTAGTCCACCTAGTGATATTAGCAACGAAGGTGAGAGTGGAGGCAGAGCTGATAGTGATGATGATAGGTTCCATGAGGacaaaaaaattgatgatgatttGTTAGAGGATCTGTCGCCATCTAGATTAGATGCACCTAAGTTTGAGGATGTTAAAAACATAACAATTAGAAGGTCAAAGTTGGTTAAGTGGTTCATGGAACCCTTCTTTGAAGAGCTCATTTCCGGGTGCTTTGTTCGGCTTGGCATTGGGAAGACACGATCTGGGAAGCCCAAATATAAGTTATGCTTGGTCCGGAACGTGGACGCAACCGACCCCGGGAAACACTACAAGCTGGAACATTACACTACGTATAAGTGGTTGAATTGCATCTGGGGTAGTGACTCCTCGGCAGCTAGGTGGCAGATGGCTATGGTCTCAGATTCTCCACCATTAGAAGATGAATTCAACGAATGGAAATGGCAGGTGGAGAACGATGGTGGCCGGATGCCAACCCATCAGGAGATTCTTGATAAGAAGGAAGAAATTCAGAAGATAAACAATTTTGTGTATTCAGCAGCTACTGTAAAGCAGATGCTGCTAGAGAAGAAGTCGGCCTCCCTGAGACCAGTAAATATTGCTGCTGAGAAGGATCGGCTGAGGAAGGAGATGGAAGTGGCACAGAGCAGGCGAGATGAAGCAGAGGTGGAGAGGATTAGAGCAAGGTTGAAGGAGTTAGAGGACATTTCTCGGAAGACAAAGCAGGTTGATGAAAAGGCTGTTAGATTGGCAGAGATGAATAGGAGGAACCGAGCTGAGAACTTTAAGAATGCTTCAGAGTTGAAACCAGTCAACACGAGCTTGAAGGCTGGGGAGGCTGGTTATGATCCATTTTCAAGGAGGTGGACAAGGTCAATGAACTATTATGTCTCAAAGCCTGGGGGCGATGGTAATGCAGCAGCTGCAAATGATGATCATGAGAAACCTGTGGTGGCAGGAGTTGCAAAtggggtagtgacaataaatgggGTGGAGGCTGGTGAGGCAGCAACTGCAGCAGCTCTGCAAGCTGCAGCTGGTGCAGGCAAGTTGGTAGATACTAGTGCACCTGTAGACCATGGAACAGCATCGAACTTTCTGCACAACTTCGAGCTGCCAATCTCTTTAGCTGCCTTGCAGAATTTTGGGGGCCCTCAGGGTGTGCATTTGGGATTGATGGCAAGGAAGCAGAAGATTGAGGCGACCATTGGGTACAAGGTGCCTGATAATGATGGGAGGAGGCATCCCTTGACTCTGACAGTCAGTGATTATAAGCGTAGGAGGGGTCTTCTTTGA
- the LOC135595381 gene encoding polygalacturonase-like, with translation MECGMRGTREGNDSDPRGSIPARSNNLQRAMQRHNGDASERVVEDSTDKELLHGLTTNAKRQMIANPYPCFVTNATIKSISSIDSKFFHIHVFESRNIIFDSIKISAPQDSPNTDGIHIADSTNIQVANSVIGTGDDCISIGPGCTNLTIFKVLCGPGHGISVGSLGKNAGEKDVIGLNVSNCNLTGTTNGLRIKTFQSSPSRLKATDFVFEHIIMNNVYNPIIINQNYCPSANCPKKDPSLVKIKNIKYRNIVGTFLSPVAYNLVCSEVAPCEGVELSDISLKYNGNEKQPKNASICVHVYGSSNGNVKPDPCI, from the exons ATGGAGTGCGGCATGCGCGGCACAAGGGAAGGCAACGATAGTGATCCCAGAGGGAGCATACCTGCTCGGTCCAACAATCTTCAAAGGGCCATGCAAAGGCataatggtgatgcaagtgaaagg GTGGTGGAAGATTCAACggacaaggagcttctgcatggccttacAACCAATGCAAAAAGACAAATGATTGCAAACCCTTACCCATG TTTCGTCACGAACGCAACCATCAAAAGCATTTCTTCTATCGACAGCAAGTTCTTCCACATTCATGTCTTTGAATCAAGAAACATTATCTTTGATTCCATCAAGATCAGTGCTCCTCAAGATAGCCCCAACACCGATGGCATTCACATCGCCGACTCGACCAATATCCAGGTTGCCAATTCGGTCATCGGCACCGGTGATGACTGCATCTCCATCGGCCCGGGCTGcaccaatttgaccatctttaaGGTGTTATGCGGCCCAGGCCATGGCATCAGCGTCGGTAGTCTCGGCAAAAATGCTGGTGAGAAAGATGTAATCGGGCTGAACGTGAGTAACTGCAATCTTACCGGTACAACAAATggattgaggatcaagacatttcaatcttctccatctaggttgaaggccactgatttcgtctttgaacacatcatcatgaataatgtcTATAACCCCATCATCATAAATCAGAATTATTGCCCATCTGCTAACTGTCCCAAAAAG GATCCTTCTCTAGTTAAGATCAAGAATATCAAGTACAGAAATATCGTGGGGACCTTTCTCTCGCCAGTAGCTTATAATCTAGTGTGCAGCGAGGTTGCTCCATGTGAGGGCGTGGAGCTCAGTGACATCAGCTTGAAGTACAATGGCAACGAAAAGCAACCCAAAAATGCTTCTATTTGTGTTCATGTCTATGGTAGCTCCAATGGCAATGTGAAACCTGACCCGTGCATCTGA
- the LOC135594900 gene encoding polygalacturonase-like: MECGMRGTREGNDSDPRESIPARSNNLQRAMQRHNGDASERVVEDSTDKELLHGLTTNAKRQMIANPYPCFVTNATIKSISSIDSKFFHIHVFESRNIIFDSIKISAPQDSPNTDGIHIADSTNIQVANSVIGTGDDCISIGPGCTNLTIFKVLCGPGHGISVGSLGKNAGEKDVIGLNVSNCNLTGTTNGLRIKTFQSSPSRLKATDFVFEHIIMNNVYNPIIINQNYCPSANCPKKDPSLVKIKNIKYRNIVGTFLSPVAYNLVCSEVAPCEGVELSDISLKYNGNEKQPKNASICVHVYGSSNGNVKPDPCI, encoded by the exons ATGGAGTGCGGCATGCGCGGCACAAGGGAAGGCAACGATAGTGATCCCAGAGAGAGCATACCTGCTCGGTCCAACAATCTTCAAAGGGCCATGCAAAGGCataatggtgatgcaagtgaaagg GTGGTGGAAGATTCAACggacaaggagcttctgcatggccttacAACCAATGCAAAAAGACAAATGATTGCAAACCCTTACCCATG TTTCGTCACGAACGCAACCATCAAAAGCATTTCTTCTATCGACAGCAAGTTCTTCCACATTCATGTCTTTGAATCAAGAAACATTATCTTTGATTCCATCAAGATCAGTGCTCCTCAAGATAGCCCCAACACCGATGGCATTCACATCGCCGACTCGACCAATATCCAGGTTGCCAATTCGGTCATCGGCACCGGTGATGACTGCATCTCCATCGGCCCGGGCTGcaccaatttgaccatctttaaGGTGTTATGCGGCCCAGGCCATGGCATCAGCGTCGGTAGTCTCGGCAAAAATGCTGGTGAGAAAGATGTAATCGGGCTGAACGTGAGTAACTGCAATCTTACCGGTACAACAAATggattgaggatcaagacatttcaatcttctccatctaggttgaaggccactgatttcgtctttgaacacatcatcatgaataatgtcTATAACCCCATCATCATAAATCAGAATTATTGCCCATCTGCTAACTGTCCCAAAAAG GATCCTTCTCTAGTTAAGATCAAGAATATCAAGTACAGAAATATCGTGGGGACCTTTCTCTCGCCAGTAGCTTATAATCTAGTGTGCAGCGAGGTTGCTCCATGTGAGGGCGTGGAGCTCAGTGACATCAGCTTGAAGTACAATGGCAACGAAAAGCAACCCAAAAATGCTTCTATTTGTGTTCATGTCTATGGTAGCTCCAATGGCAATGTGAAACCTGACCCGTGCATCTGA
- the LOC135594367 gene encoding polygalacturonase-like yields the protein MECGMRGTREGNDSDPRGSIPARSNNLQRAMQRHNGDASERVVEDSTDKELLHGLTTNAKRQMIANPYPCFVTNATIKSISSIDSKFFHIHVFESRNIIFDSIKISAPQDSPNTDGIHIADSTNIQVANSVIGTGDDCISIGPGCTNLTIFKVLCGPGHGISVGSLGKNAGEKDVIGLNVSNCNLTGTTNGLRIKTFQSSPSRLKATDFVFEHIIMNNVYNPIIINQNYCPSANCPKKDPSLVKIKNIKYRNIVGTFLSPVAYNLVCSEVAPCEGVELSDISLKYNGNEKQPKNASICVHVFGSSNGNVKPDPCI from the exons ATGGAGTGCGGCATGCGCGGCACAAGGGAAGGCAACGATAGTGATCCCAGAGGGAGCATACCTGCTCGGTCCAACAATCTTCAAAGGGCCATGCAAAGGCataatggtgatgcaagtgaaagg GTGGTGGAAGATTCAACggacaaggagcttctgcatggccttacAACCAATGCAAAAAGACAAATGATTGCAAACCCTTACCCATG TTTCGTCACGAACGCAACCATCAAAAGCATTTCTTCTATCGACAGCAAGTTCTTCCACATTCATGTCTTTGAATCAAGAAACATTATCTTTGATTCCATCAAGATCAGTGCTCCTCAAGATAGCCCCAACACCGATGGCATTCACATCGCCGACTCGACCAATATCCAGGTTGCCAATTCGGTCATCGGCACCGGTGATGACTGCATCTCCATCGGCCCGGGCTGcaccaatttgaccatctttaaGGTGTTATGCGGCCCAGGCCATGGCATCAGCGTCGGTAGTCTCGGCAAAAATGCTGGTGAGAAAGATGTAATCGGGCTGAACGTGAGTAACTGCAATCTTACCGGTACAACAAATggattgaggatcaagacatttcaatcttctccatctaggttgaaggccactgatttcgtctttgaacacatcatcatgaataatgtcTATAACCCCATCATCATAAATCAGAATTATTGCCCATCTGCTAACTGTCCCAAAAAG GATCCTTCTCTAGTTAAGATCAAGAATATCAAGTACAGAAATATCGTGGGGACCTTTCTCTCGCCAGTAGCTTATAATCTAGTGTGCAGCGAGGTTGCTCCATGTGAGGGCGTGGAGCTCAGTGACATCAGCTTGAAGTACAACGGCAACGAAAAGCAACCCAAAAATGCTTCTATTTGTGTTCATGTCTTTGGTAGCTCCAATGGCAATGTGAAACCTGACCCGTGCATCTGA